GAAATATACCCAGCCAATAGTGGACCAAGCGCTGCCCCTACAGAACCAGTACCATCTATAATAGCAGTTACAGTAGCTAATGCTCGGGAATTCCCTCTAACAAAACTCTGGGTACCAAGATCGGCAGCAACAGCCGTTGTAATGAGTGAGTATGGACCATTTACAAGCAATCCAGAAAGAAACATCAATCCAATGTTGGCAAACATAGAGAGGCCTCCATATACACGGTAGAAAACAAGGGCTGGAATTGATAGTAACAAGAATGAGATTGAAGTAACCGCACGAGCATCAATCAAATCAGATATGTATCCTGCCAAAATTCCACCAAAGACCCCTCCAATATCGAAAATTGTTGAGAGGATCCCAGCAGATTTGTGTGACAAATACACACCAGCAACAGCTGCAATGCCAACACAGATTTATAAATGAACAAGAGAACATCATTACAAATTCAAATGCATATGGAAACACGGGCGCAGATGGAAATTGGAATGGTTCCATCATGCACCATATAGGATTTCAAAGCACTAATGATCTACAACAAAGGCATCATGGAAAACTCAAGCCACTACCACAAATATGTGTTCATACTAGTTGACAATAGCCAAATAAGTGATAATGTATTAGTACAAAAAGCTATGCCTATACAACAAGGCAACTTCTACTCTATGGGACAATCATAAAGATCAGTTTCAATCATTCATTCGCATCTAAGTTAAAGCAAGTACCTGTAGTTCATACTAATTAACAATAGCCAAATAAGTGATAATGTATTAGTACAAAAAGCTATGCATATACAACAAGGCAACTTCTACTCTATGGGACAATCATAAAGATCAATTTCAATCATTCATTCACGTCTAAGTTAAAGCAAGTACCTGTATGCCTAATGTAGAAGGGCAACCAATACAGAAAAGTGTAAGCCACCAGCTTCGAGAAGAAAAGGCAGAAAGCAAAAGGCGCCACACCCGGCAGCCTCCATGCCTCCAAAAAACCAATTGCAGACGACAAAGTATCCAAACTCTCATTTCCCAAAAGCCCCGCTTCCTCCGACACCACTCTCTCCGAATCCCCATTCACCTCCACATTCATCTCAACCTCCATTCCAGGACACTCTAACCCCAAGTCCTCAGGACTCACAACAAGAAACATAAACACCAAAATCCCAACCACAATCACCAACAAACCAGGCACCAAAAAAGACCAACCCCACCCGAATTCCAAAACCCCGGAAGCAACAACCGAACCAATAATGTTCCCAACCGAGGTATGTGAATTCCAAACCCCCATGATCAAACCCCTCTTAGATTTCCCAAACCAATTCCCCACAATTGCCACCACACAAGGCCACCCAATTGACTGAAACAAACCACAAACAATCTGAACCCCAAcgaaaaaacccaacaaatgcAAATCCAACCAAtacccaaatccaaaaaccatTGTAAAAACACCACTTCCCATCATCCCAAACACAAGGAACAGCCTCAAATCCATTCGATCACCCAAATGGCCGGCGAAATACATTCCTATCGAATAGGAAGACAGGAACGCGAGGTCGACCTCGCCGAGCCTGTGGGTCCCTTGAGGCCCATCAAATGGGGCCCAACCGGTATCAATGGAGGTCGAATTGTTGGTTTCGAGTGTGGGACCAAGCACGCTCTTGACGATGCTTGGGGGTTTACGAGAGGCGTGGAAAGAAGCATAGGCGAAGAATGTGATGGTTAGGACTAGAATTTGATGGAACAGTAGGGTTTTGTGAGGAGGCTTGAGATTTGGGAAGAGGGTCAGAGCTGGAGCTAGGGATGGGGTTTTGGGTTGCATTTTTTTGCGATTGGATTATAGTCAATATTCATGGATTTCTACACAAACTGTGAGTGTGATTACTGAGAAAGAAtatgatggattttttttttttgggggtgcaAATTGAAATTTGTGAATTTAGAATACAAAGGAATTTCATACAGAGGAAAaggttttaattcttttttcggACACTACGACATTGATTGACTAtcgaggaggaagaagaagatgcagTGTCTGAAAGGGGCTTTTTTGGTACTGTGGGTAAAaggttaatgttttttttttttggttttgaccaATATTGTTAGCAGATCTAGATCTTAGATCTTTATCTCAGTTGCTCAAAAAAAACCCGTGTACAATGTTGTCTTCCCGAGAATGCCCTTCTTAAGAAGTTGTAGGGAAAGTGTGTTATATAACTTTAATATTAGTGTTCTTTTATAAGAGAATTATTAGAGTATACTTTTTACCCTTAAAGCTAGGGGGTTGTGTACATTTTAcacctttttgttttaaatttcttgGAACTTTTGCTAATGGATtaagagtgggtttggaaagcgATGAAAGTTGTAGATTATCAGagtttttagcttattttagttattatttatagGTTTCATTAcatttttgatactattcatgggtttcatTATAATATTTAAGCTAACatttagctttatttatttttttaatactttcaacaaaaaaatttcagtttcagctaaataaactGTTCCCAAACGGACTCTAAATGCATTTATGAAACTGcaatgcatttttatttttatgt
This DNA window, taken from Quercus robur chromosome 2, dhQueRobu3.1, whole genome shotgun sequence, encodes the following:
- the LOC126715516 gene encoding putative glycerol-3-phosphate transporter 5, with amino-acid sequence MQPKTPSLAPALTLFPNLKPPHKTLLFHQILVLTITFFAYASFHASRKPPSIVKSVLGPTLETNNSTSIDTGWAPFDGPQGTHRLGEVDLAFLSSYSIGMYFAGHLGDRMDLRLFLVFGMMGSGVFTMVFGFGYWLDLHLLGFFVGVQIVCGLFQSIGWPCVVAIVGNWFGKSKRGLIMGVWNSHTSVGNIIGSVVASGVLEFGWGWSFLVPGLLVIVVGILVFMFLVVSPEDLGLECPGMEVEMNVEVNGDSERVVSEEAGLLGNESLDTLSSAIGFLEAWRLPGVAPFAFCLFFSKLVAYTFLYWLPFYIRHTAVAGVYLSHKSAGILSTIFDIGGVFGGILAGYISDLIDARAVTSISFLLLSIPALVFYRVYGGLSMFANIGLMFLSGLLVNGPYSLITTAVAADLGTQSFVRGNSRALATVTAIIDGTGSVGAALGPLLAGYISSRGWNSVFFMLILAIFFAILFLIRVARTEIKGKLNEGKWFWNSISSH